Genomic DNA from Nonomuraea rubra:
GGTCGGTGAGCCGCCCCTCCTGCTTGAGCTTGGCGAACAGCGCCACGCCCTGCTCGGGCCGCGGCACCCCGGCGCGCAGAGAGGCCGCCATGACGCCGTCGAACGCCGCGGCCGAGCGCAGGGGGTCGCCGTCGAGCGCGACCCGGTGGCCGGGCTTGAGTAGGTCGGCGAAGGTGGCCGGCGGTTTGACCGCGCGCGGGTCGTACCCGATGGACATGTAGCCGCCGTAGGCGGCGTACCAGGCGCCCGACGGGTCCTTGACGTGGTCGGGCAGGTCCTGCCAGCCCTGCACCTTGTACGGGGCGAAGCGGTCGGCCCCCGAGACGGCCACGTCCATGGTCAGGTCGAAGACGTCGGGCCTGAGCTTGGGCGCGATCTCCAGCTCCCGCGCGCTGCTGGCCCCCGGTTCGAGCTGGTTGACCTTGATGTCGTACTTGTCGGCGAAGGTGTCGATGATCTCGCCGAAGTTGACCCAGTCGCGGGGCAGGCCGATCACGTTCAGCTCGCCCTCGCGCTTGGCCGCCTCGGCCAGGCGCTCCATGGTGCCGAAGCCGGCCTTCATCGAGCTCGCCTGGGTGTTGACCGGCGGCAGGTTCTTGTTCTCCGTGGTGGTGGTGGAGTCGGTGGACGACGCGCCGCATCCGGCGCTGGCGAGGATGGCTGCTGCGGCGGCGCAGGTACGTACAGTCACACAACGAATACTTACTGTTGCATTCGCCCAGGTCGAGGAGGCGCGGCCGGAACGACCCTGGCGGCCACCAGGCTCTCCTCGGGGATCGTCACCACCGTGCCGTCCTTCTTGCGAACTTCGAGCACTCCGTCCGCCCACGACACGAGGATGCCGACGGCGTCGCGAAACCCGCCGGGGACCCTTCTCCGGGTGGTGATCCGTGCGCCTATGTCCTGAGTTGTAATGGCGATCACGAGGCGTGCGACCACGAGTTTGCCACCCTCCGTTTCGGCCAGCTGGCAAGCACGGCAATACTAGGGCGTAGCAAACCGCGGTCAGAGTCATGCCATGGTGCTGGAGAAGAAGGAGCTCGAGGTGACCTACGTCATCGCGCAGCCTTGCGTGGACGTCCTGGACAAGGCGTGCATCGAGGAATGCCCCGTCGATTGCATCTACGAGGGCGAGCGCATGCTTTACATCCACCCCGACGAGTGCGTGGACTGCGGCGCGTGCGAGCCTGTGTGCCCCGTCGAGGCGATTTTCTACGAGGACGACCTTCCCGAGCAGTGGAAGGACTTCTACAAGGCGAACGTGGACTTCTTCGAAGACCTCGGCTCGCCCGGCGGGGCCTCGAAGGTCGGCAAGATCGACAAGGACCACCCGGTCGTGGCGGCACTGCCGCCGCAGGGCGAGGACCACTAAGTCCCGTCAACGCCGTGCACGGGGGCATCCGGCGAATGTGGATGCGCCCCGTACGCGTGCGCCCGGACGTACGGCAACGCAGAAACCCTGGAGAATCGTGAACAAGCTGCCTGACTTCCCCTGGGACCGGCTGGAGCCGTACAAGGAGCGCGCGCTGGCACACCCCGACGGCATCGTCGACCTGTCGATCGGCACGCCGGTCGATCCCGTGCCCGCGATCGTCCAGGACGCGCTCACCCGGGCGGCCGACAGTCCCGGCTACCCCTTCACCCACGGCACCAAGGCGCTGCGCGAGGCCGCCGCCGGGTGGCTGGGCCGCAGGCACGGCGTCACGGTCGACCAGCAGGACGTGCTGCCGCTGATCGGGTCCAAGGAGTTCGTCGCCTGGCTGCCCACGTACCTGGGCGCCAAGCGGGTGGTCTTCCCCGAGCTGGCCTACCCCACGTACGACGTGGGCGCCCGCCTGGCGGGGGCGGCCGGCACGGCCTCCGACAGCACGCTGGCGCTCGGCCCCGAGGCGGTGGACCTCATCTGGGTCAACTCGCCGGGCAACCCCACGGGCCGGGTGCTGCCCGCCGAGCACCTGCGCAAGGTCGTGGCCTGGGCCCGCGAGCGCGGCGCCGTCGTCGCCTCCGACGAGTGCTACATCGAGCTCGGCTGGGAGGAGCGCCCGATCTCGATCCTGCACCCCGACGTCTGCGGCGGCTCCCACGAGGGGCTGCTCGCCGTCCACTCGCTCTCCAAGCGCTCCAACCTGGCCGGCTACCGCGCCGGCTTCGTGACCGGCGACCCGGTCCTGGTCAAGCGGCTGCTGGAGACGCGCAAGCACGCCGGCATGCTGATGCCCCAGCCCGTGCAGGCGGCCATGACGGTCGCGTTCTCCGACGACGAGCACGCCGACCGGCAGCGCGAGCTGTACGCCGCCCGCCGCGCCGTGCTGCGCCCCGCGCTGGAGAAGGCCGGCTGGAGCATCGACCACTCGACGGCGGGCCTGTACTTCTGGGCGTCGAACGGGCAGAGCGCCTGGGATCAGGTAGGCAAGCTTTCCGAAATCGGGATTTTGGTCGCGCCCGGCGAGTTCTACGGAGCGGCAGGTGGGCGGCACATCCGTATCGCCGTCACCGCCACTGACGAACGGATCGGTGCGGCGGTGCGCCGCCTCCAGTAGGATCGCCCGTCATAGTGAGCCGGAGCGCCGGCTCGGCACGCATACATTGAATAAGGGCTAACGCCGAGGCAGACCGCGAGTGGAGCGAGCTGATCGATGAGCATGACCTCCATGGTCGTACTCGGGCTGAGCATCGCCACCGTCCTGCTGCTGCTCGGGGCCTTCTGGGCCACGTTGCGGCAAGACAGGAAGGGCCGCCGTACGAGCACGCCGCCTGCCGAGGTCGCTGCGATCGAGACCCCGCTGGGCGCGCCGGTGAGCGGGCCCGGCCATGTCGGCACCGACTACACCGACCCTCGCACGATCCGGATCGGCGACCGGATCGAGGTGCTCGGAGCTCCCGCCCGCGTGCTCGGCGCCATGCACATCTCCTGGCAGGGGCAGCAGTGGGTCGAGTTCCTGCTGCGCGACGCCTCGCGGCGCTACCAGTGGCTCTCGGTCGAGGTGCGCGCGGGCGACCCGCCGCACCTGGAGGTGCAGCTCTGGAACGAGGTGCCCACGCAGGGCATGGTGCCGGCCAAGAGCATGATCATCATGGAGGGCGTGGAGTTCTTCCCGATGGACCGGGGCACGGCCGCCTTCCGCAGCGAGGGTGACACGGGCAATCCCGACAGGGGGCTGCTGGACTTCGCCGACTACCGCTCCTCCGACGGGCGGCTGCTGTCGTTCGAGCGCATCCAGGGCGGCTCCTGGACCGCCAGCTACGCCCAGCCCCTCCCGCCGGGCTCCATCTCCATCGTGCGGCGCGCCTCCTGACCGCCGGGGACCTGACCGCCGGGGCTACGCCAGCTCCACCCTGCGCGCGCCGCCCGAGCCGCCCTGCCGCCAGCCGTCGCTCTCGTAGTCGTTGACCCAGGTGGCGCCGTCGTAGTCGACCTTGCGGAGCGCGTACGTCTCGGCGTGGGCCACCGACCACGCGGCCACCAGCCACCCGCGCTTCTTCGTGGTGATCGCCGTGCTGCCCATCGCCCTGGCCAGCTCCTTGCGGGCCTCGGCCGTCCGCGCCTGCGGGGCAGGAGTCTTGTCCGAGGGGTACCAGCAGTGCACGGCCTTCGGCACCCGGCCGGTGAAGGCGGCGGCGAGGATCTTCGCCTCGGTCTCGTGCGGCGCGTACGCGTACCCGCCCGCCGAGCGCTGCACGGCCTGCGCCGCCTCGGCCAGCGGGATCTTCCGGTAGTTCTTGACCTTGACCAGCTCGGCGAAGAACCTGTTCGTGGCGTAGACCGGGTCCATGATCTGCTTCTTGCTGCCCCAGTCCTGCGACGGGCGCTGCTGGAACACCCCGAGCGAGTCGCGGTCGCCCCAGTCGATGTTCTGCATCTTCGACTCCTGCATCGCGGTGGCGTACGCGATGACCACGGCCCGCTCGGGCAGCTTGCGGCGCGCCGCGACGGCCGCGATGGTGGCGGCGACCCGGGCCTGCTCGGGCAGCAGGGTGCGCACGCCGCCGGGGGTCGTCACCGAGCAGAACGCGGGCTGCCGCTCGGCGAACTGCGGCACCCTCTTGAGCAGCCAGTAGAGACCGGCGGAGACGCCCACGGCGAGCACGACGACGATGATCGCGATGGTGATGACTCCACGTGAGAAGCGCAGGCGCACCCTGGAAAACCTACCCGGCCGGATAAGCTCCGTGGCCATGAGTCAAGTGAGCACCTCGTCACCGCTCCCCTCCGTGGTGGACGAGCTGTGGGAGCGCCGCTCGGAGCTGTCTCCCGCCGACGCCGAGGCGCGTCACCTGGTGGTCGGCGCGGTCGACCTGCTCGACAAGGGCGAGGCCAGGGCCGCCAGGGTGGCGGGCGGCGAGGTGGTCGTCGACGAGCGGGCCAAACGCGCCATCCTGCTCAGCTTCAAGGTGCTGGGCCTGGCCCGCTCGCAGGTGGGCGACTTCCAGCACCACGACCGGCATCCGCTGAAGAGCTCGTTCGACGGCGTGCGGGTGGTGCCGGGGGCGATCGCGCGCTGGGGCTCGTACCTGGCGCCCGGCGTGGTGCTCATGCCGTCGTTCACGAACATCGGCGCGTACGTGGACGCCGGCACGATGGTCGACACCTGGGCGACGGTCGGCTCGTGCGCCCAGATCGGGAAGAACGTGCACCTGTCCGGCGGCGTGGGCATCGGCGGCGTGCTGGAGCCGCCCAGCGCCGTGCCCGTGGTGATCGAGGACGACGTGCTGATCGGCAGCCGGTCGATGATCGTCGACGGCGCCCGGGTCGGGCAGGGCGCGGTGGTGGGGGCGGGCACGATCCTGTCCGCGTCCATGCCGGTGATCGACACCGCGACGGGTGAGGAGCTGGCGCGGGGGCAGATCCCCCCGTGGTGCGTGGCCGTGACGGGCACGCGGATGAAGGAGTTCCCCGGAGGCACGTTCGGCCTGCCGTGCGTGCTGGTGATCAAGCGGCTGGAGCCGGGGCGGCGGCACGGCAAGGCGGCGATCAACGAGACGCTGCGCGCACATGGAGTGAACACCTGATGCTGGACCTGACCCAGGACGTACGCGACCTGACCGCGGCGATCGTCGACATCGAGTCGGTGAGCGGCGCCGAGCGGGCACTGGCCGACGAGGTGGAGGGGGCCCTGTCGGCGCTGCCGCACCTCAAGGTGACCCGGTCGGGCGAGACGGTGGTGGCCCGCACCGAGCAGGGGCACTCCGAGCGCGTGCTGATCGCCGGCCACCTCGACACCGTCCCCACCGCGGGCAACCTGCCCAGCAGGGTCGAGGGCGACCTGCTGTACGGGTGCGGCACCTCCGACATGAAGGCCGGCGTGGCCGTCGCGCTCAAGCTGGCCGCCACCGTGCCCGCGCCCAGCAGGGACGTCACGTACGTCTTCTACGACTGCGAGGAGATCGAGGCCGAGCGCAACGGCCTGACCAGGGTCGCCAGGGACCACGCCGGCTGGCTGGCGGCCGACTTCGCGGTCCTGATGGAGCCCACGGACGGCGTGATCGAGGGCGGCTGCCAGGGCACGCTGCGCGCCGAGGTCACGGTGACCGGCAAGCGGGCCCACAGCGCGCGCTCGTGGTTCGGGGTCAACGCCATCCACGGCATCGAGCCGGTGCTGGCCAGGCTGAACGCGTACGAGCCGCGGCGGCCGGTGGTCGACGGGCTGGAGTACCACGAGGGGCTGAACGCGGTCGGCGTGCAGGGCGGGGTCGCCGGCAACGTCATCCCCGACCTGTGCGTGGTGACGGTCAACTACCGCTTCGCGCCCGACCTGTCGATCGAGGACGCCGAGGAGCACGTACGCGAGGTGTTCGCCGGGTTCGCGGTGACCATCGTGGACGCCGCGCCCGCGGCCAGGCCGGGGCTGACGCACCCGGTGGCGGCGGCCTTCACGGCGGCCGTCGGCGGCACGCCGCGCGCCAAGCTGGGCTGGACGGACGTCGCCCGCTTCTCCGCGCTGGGCGTCCCCGCCGTCAACTACGGCCCTGGAGACCCGAACCTGGCACACCAGCAGGGCGAGTACGTGTCGCTGACGAAGATCGTGGAGAGCGAGCGGGCCATGCTCGACTGGCTGACCATATGAAAGTGGCCTTCCTCGCCGGCCATTTGGCGGGGAAGACCACTTTCAGTCCCGAGCAGCACCCTCATGCGTTTAGACGCGAGGGAGTCGAAATTCGGTTCCACGTATCTTTCAAGATTTTTTAGGCCCCCGTTCTACCGCCGCTACCTGCGGATTCGCCGAAGCCGGGCAGTCTGGGTGCGTGGCCGGGCAGGGGGACGGGCGCGAAATCGCCGTCCGGGAGAGGGGCTAGCGTGATCCGCATGGAACAGAATCGTCGCGAACGCCGCCAGGGCCAGGCCGTCGTCAGGGGGAGCCTCGTCCCCAGCTCCACCCACGACCAGCGCCTGCTGGCCCGGCAGGGGCCGTCCGACTGGGTGCACATGGACCCGTGGCGGGTGCTGCGCATCCAGGCGGAGTTCGTCGAGGGCTTCGGCCAGCTCGCCGAGCTGCCGCAGGCCGTCACCGTCTTCGGCTCCGCCCGCACCACGCCCGACTCGCCCGACTACGAGCTGGGCAGGGCACTCGGCCGGTCGCTGGCCGAGGCCGGCTACGCCGTGATCACCGGCGGCGGGCCCGGCGTGATGGAGGCGGCGAACCGGGGCGCGCGCGACATCGACGGCGCGGTGTCGGTCGGGCTGGGCATCGAGCTGCCCTTCGAGCAGCGCATGAACGACTACGTCGACCTGGGCATCGAGTTCCGCTACTTCTTCGTGCGCAAGACGATGTTCGTCAAGTACTCGTGCGGCTTCATCGCCCTGCCCGGCGGCTTCGGCACGCTGGACGAGCTGTTCGAGGCGCTCACGCTGGTGCAGACGCACAAGGTCACCTCGTTCCCCGTGGTGCTGATGGGCTCGGAGTTCTGGGGCGGCCTGCTCGACTGGATCAAGGGCTCGCTGCTGAGCACCGCGAAGATCAAGGCGCAGGACCTCGACCTGATCAGCGTCACCGACGACGTCGACGAGGCCGTACGCATCATCGCGGACGCCGACCTGGCCAGGTCCAAGCAGCGCGAGGAGGAGCTGGAGGCCACCGACGCCCAGATCGCCGAGCCCCAATAGGGTTTGACGACGTGAACATCTGCGTCTTCTGTGCCTCCAGCCTGACCATCGACAAGAAGTACATCGAGCTGGCCGCGAACGTGGGCACCGAGCTCGCCAAGCGCGGCCACACCCTGGTGAGCGGCGGCGGCTCGGTCTCGTGCATGGGCGCCGTCACCGCGGCGGCCCGCGCCGCCGGCGGCCACACGGTCGGCGTGATCCCGCAGGTCCTGGTGGACATGGAGGTGGCCGACGAGGAGTCGGACGAGCTGATCGTCACCGAGGACATGCGCGAGCGCAAGGGCATCATGGACGCCCGCTCCGACGCCTTCCTCGTGCTGCCCGGCGGCATCGGCACCCTGGAGGAGCTGTTCGAGATCTGGACGGCGCGGGTGCTCGGCATCCACGACCGTCCCCTGGTGCTGCTCGACCCGTGGGGCCTGTACGGCCCGCTCAAGAAGCTCGTCGAGGGCATGTACGACGAGGGTTTCACCCGTCCCGACGTCTTCGACGCGATCTCCTGGGCCTCGACCGTCGACGAGGCGTTCGCCGCGCTCGAATCGCGCGCGCAGCCGGTCAGGCCCAGCGTCGCCGAGCTCGGCGAGGCCACCGGCTGACCTGGGCGGGAGCCGTTCTCCGGCGGTACGCACGGAATGCACGACTTGCGGCGGAGCGCAAAATGTGGGCCACCGTGTGAGTACGATGCCAATGTGCTGGTCATACTCGCCATCGCCGCCATCGCCATCCTGGCCTGCGTGGTGCTGGTCTCCCTGGGCCGGGGCGGTGAGCTGACCGAGTTCCCGCCCGACGTGCCGCCGCTCGACCTGCCCGAGGCCGGTCATCTGACGGCGGTCGACTTCATGGCGCTGCAGCTGCCGGTCAACCTGGTCGGCTACCACACGCAGAGCGTCGACGAGACGCTGCGCCGCGCCGCCGGCGCCATCAGCGCGCGCGACACCCGGATCGCGGTGCTGGAGCAGCGGGTCTCCGAGCTGCTGTCCAGCCGCCTGCACGCGCGGCAGGAGATCTACGCCGCGCCCGGGGCGGGGCCGCGCACCGAGCACCGGCCCGAGGCGCCCGCCGCGCCGCGCGAGCTGCCCGAGTCGGGCGACCCGGTGTCGGTCAGCGGCTCCTCGGTCGACTGGGCGGGCCGCGCGGAGCTGACCAACCTGCCGGAGGAGCCGGAGTGGCGCCTGCCGCGGCCCGGCGACGCCGAGCCCGCACTGAACGGCAAGGCCGGCCTGCCCGCCGAAGCGGAGGCGAAGCCCGGCGACGAGCCCGAGCCCGAGCCGGAGGCGAAGGCCGAGCCCGAGGCGGAGACCGGGGACGAGCACGAGCCCGAGGTGAGGGCGGAGGCGAAGGCCGGCGACGAGCCCGGGCCGGAGGGCACGGCCGAAGCCGGGGACGAGGGCGTGCCGGAGGCGGCCGACGGGGAGAAGCCCAAGATCTCGGCCGCCAAGGAGGGTGACGAGCACCCGTGACCGAGCCGATCCGCTGCACCTGGGCGGGCATGGCCGACCCGATGTACCTGGCCTACCACGACGAGGAATGGGGCCGCCCCGTCCGGGGCGACGACGCCGTCTTCGAGCGGGTGTCGCTGGAGGCGTTCCAGTCGGGCCTGTCGTGGCTGACGATCCTGCGCAAGCGGGAGAACTTCCGCGCCGCCTTCGACCGTTTCTCGATCCCGAAGGTCGCCGCGTACACCGAGCAGGACGTCGAGCGCCTGCTCGGCGACGCGGGCATCATCCGCAACCGGGCCAAGATCGAGGCGGCGATCGCCAACGCCAGGGCCGCGCTCGACCTGCCCGGCGGCCTGTCGGAGCTGGTGTGGCGGC
This window encodes:
- a CDS encoding ABC transporter substrate-binding protein; its protein translation is MTVRTCAAAAAILASAGCGASSTDSTTTTENKNLPPVNTQASSMKAGFGTMERLAEAAKREGELNVIGLPRDWVNFGEIIDTFADKYDIKVNQLEPGASSARELEIAPKLRPDVFDLTMDVAVSGADRFAPYKVQGWQDLPDHVKDPSGAWYAAYGGYMSIGYDPRAVKPPATFADLLKPGHRVALDGDPLRSAAAFDGVMAASLRAGVPRPEQGVALFAKLKQEGRLTDPAKANVIVAWDHLNAARGANHPDAWKVTIPRDSALGGYHVQAISKAAPHPAAARLWQEFLFSDEGQNLLQKGFARPARGEAMLMKGTLDTEQAAKLPRPPGPPVLMTIPQADAAKAYLKREWGKSVG
- the fdxA gene encoding ferredoxin, translating into MTYVIAQPCVDVLDKACIEECPVDCIYEGERMLYIHPDECVDCGACEPVCPVEAIFYEDDLPEQWKDFYKANVDFFEDLGSPGGASKVGKIDKDHPVVAALPPQGEDH
- the dapC gene encoding succinyldiaminopimelate transaminase: MNKLPDFPWDRLEPYKERALAHPDGIVDLSIGTPVDPVPAIVQDALTRAADSPGYPFTHGTKALREAAAGWLGRRHGVTVDQQDVLPLIGSKEFVAWLPTYLGAKRVVFPELAYPTYDVGARLAGAAGTASDSTLALGPEAVDLIWVNSPGNPTGRVLPAEHLRKVVAWARERGAVVASDECYIELGWEERPISILHPDVCGGSHEGLLAVHSLSKRSNLAGYRAGFVTGDPVLVKRLLETRKHAGMLMPQPVQAAMTVAFSDDEHADRQRELYAARRAVLRPALEKAGWSIDHSTAGLYFWASNGQSAWDQVGKLSEIGILVAPGEFYGAAGGRHIRIAVTATDERIGAAVRRLQ
- a CDS encoding DUF4178 domain-containing protein, whose product is MSMTSMVVLGLSIATVLLLLGAFWATLRQDRKGRRTSTPPAEVAAIETPLGAPVSGPGHVGTDYTDPRTIRIGDRIEVLGAPARVLGAMHISWQGQQWVEFLLRDASRRYQWLSVEVRAGDPPHLEVQLWNEVPTQGMVPAKSMIIMEGVEFFPMDRGTAAFRSEGDTGNPDRGLLDFADYRSSDGRLLSFERIQGGSWTASYAQPLPPGSISIVRRAS
- a CDS encoding 2,3,4,5-tetrahydropyridine-2,6-dicarboxylate N-succinyltransferase — protein: MSQVSTSSPLPSVVDELWERRSELSPADAEARHLVVGAVDLLDKGEARAARVAGGEVVVDERAKRAILLSFKVLGLARSQVGDFQHHDRHPLKSSFDGVRVVPGAIARWGSYLAPGVVLMPSFTNIGAYVDAGTMVDTWATVGSCAQIGKNVHLSGGVGIGGVLEPPSAVPVVIEDDVLIGSRSMIVDGARVGQGAVVGAGTILSASMPVIDTATGEELARGQIPPWCVAVTGTRMKEFPGGTFGLPCVLVIKRLEPGRRHGKAAINETLRAHGVNT
- the dapE gene encoding succinyl-diaminopimelate desuccinylase, translated to MLDLTQDVRDLTAAIVDIESVSGAERALADEVEGALSALPHLKVTRSGETVVARTEQGHSERVLIAGHLDTVPTAGNLPSRVEGDLLYGCGTSDMKAGVAVALKLAATVPAPSRDVTYVFYDCEEIEAERNGLTRVARDHAGWLAADFAVLMEPTDGVIEGGCQGTLRAEVTVTGKRAHSARSWFGVNAIHGIEPVLARLNAYEPRRPVVDGLEYHEGLNAVGVQGGVAGNVIPDLCVVTVNYRFAPDLSIEDAEEHVREVFAGFAVTIVDAAPAARPGLTHPVAAAFTAAVGGTPRAKLGWTDVARFSALGVPAVNYGPGDPNLAHQQGEYVSLTKIVESERAMLDWLTI
- a CDS encoding TIGR00730 family Rossman fold protein; translation: MEQNRRERRQGQAVVRGSLVPSSTHDQRLLARQGPSDWVHMDPWRVLRIQAEFVEGFGQLAELPQAVTVFGSARTTPDSPDYELGRALGRSLAEAGYAVITGGGPGVMEAANRGARDIDGAVSVGLGIELPFEQRMNDYVDLGIEFRYFFVRKTMFVKYSCGFIALPGGFGTLDELFEALTLVQTHKVTSFPVVLMGSEFWGGLLDWIKGSLLSTAKIKAQDLDLISVTDDVDEAVRIIADADLARSKQREEELEATDAQIAEPQ
- a CDS encoding TIGR00730 family Rossman fold protein, which encodes MNICVFCASSLTIDKKYIELAANVGTELAKRGHTLVSGGGSVSCMGAVTAAARAAGGHTVGVIPQVLVDMEVADEESDELIVTEDMRERKGIMDARSDAFLVLPGGIGTLEELFEIWTARVLGIHDRPLVLLDPWGLYGPLKKLVEGMYDEGFTRPDVFDAISWASTVDEAFAALESRAQPVRPSVAELGEATG
- a CDS encoding DNA-3-methyladenine glycosylase I, producing MADPMYLAYHDEEWGRPVRGDDAVFERVSLEAFQSGLSWLTILRKRENFRAAFDRFSIPKVAAYTEQDVERLLGDAGIIRNRAKIEAAIANARAALDLPGGLSELVWRHADPDAPVPRTMADVPAVTPGSKALAKELKKRGFRFVGPTTAYALMQAIGLVNDHLEECVARSR